From a single Nicotiana tomentosiformis chromosome 2, ASM39032v3, whole genome shotgun sequence genomic region:
- the LOC104117742 gene encoding transcription repressor OFP5 gives MKWGKKKPSTSLINHVFPVSWLSKFKQKKNGNTEHQEAAKMKHKGKVNLTSLTSPTTNVSLKEGRFYGGDDDDDPYWRLSFTEDRFEAHPQNQQIQNPLWNGSYDECDQVSAWNSKILLAEENHEFNNMVSRKIAEKHKKMWIAQKEAEFSNRKRNAIKDEKLRKLSRKALEERIAENAKEPDQEEERATEMIEKDIFEIEPENEKVMQKRKEKSRAYCTRKTRSVTDSSQNTVKETYMFESLNLEDEADELSEEEFESECLEMKDKKIKDVSEKSEYQQRKSVYINQKRRRKHGVKIRAYSPRTTAKIECRIKALEDMKKAKMKMRQETKSGGDRTVFDSYAVVKSSFDPFRDFRESMLEMITQRGIKNSEELEELLACYLTLNCDEYHDLIIKVFRQVWFELNQVNIGAGLQNCCCSENVNKL, from the coding sequence ATGAAGTGGGGAAAAAAGAAACCTTCAACTTCATTGATCAATCATGTTTTCCCTGTTTCTTGGCTGTCAAAATTCAAGCAAAAGAAGAATGGCAACACTGAGCATCAAGAAGCAGCAAAAATGAAGCACAAGGGCAAGGTGAATTTGACTTCTTTGACTTCGCCGACGACGAATGTTAGCTTGAAAGAAGGCAGATTCTATGGtggagatgatgatgatgatcctTATTGGAGGCTTTCTTTTACTGAAGACAGATTTGAAGCTCATcctcagaatcaacaaattcagaACCCACTCTGGAATGGTTCTTATGATGAATGTGATCAAGTTTCAGCTTGGAATTCCAAGATTCTTTTGGCAGAAGAGAATCACGAGTTCAATAATATGGTTTCAAGAAAGATAGCGGAAAAGCACAAGAAAATGTGGATTGCACAGAAAGAAGCAGAATTCAGCAACAGAAAGAGGAATGCTATCAAAGATGAGAAGTTGAGGAAACTGAGTAGAAAAGCTCTGGAGGAGAGAATAGCAGAAAATGCGAAAGAACCTgatcaagaagaagaaagagCAACAGAGATGATAGAGAAAGATATATTCGAAATAGAGCCGGAGAATGAGAAGGTAATGCAAAAGAGGAAGGAGAAATCAAGAGCCTATTGTACAAGAAAGACGAGGAGTGTGACTGATTCCAGTCAGAATACAGTCAAGGAAACTTACATGTTTGAATCTCTGAATCTAGAGGACGAAGCTGATGAATTGTCTGAAGAAGAATTTGAATCAGAATGCCTAGAGATGAAAGACAAGAAGATCAAAGACGTGTCAGAGAAAAGTGAATATCAGCAGAGAAAATCAGTGTACATAAACCAGAAGAGAAGACGAAAACATGGTGTTAAAATTAGAGCATATTCACCAAGAACAACAGCCAAGATAGAATGCAGAATCAAAGCTCTTGAAGACATGAAGAAAGCAAAGATGAAGATGAGACAAGAGACAAAATCGGGTGGAGACAGGACAGTTTTCGATAGCTATGCTGTTGTGAAGAGTTCATTTGACCCTTTCAGGGACTTCAGAGAGTCGATGCTTGAGATGATAACACAGAGAGGGATAAAAAACTCAGAGGAGCTTGAAGAGTTATTGGCTTGTTATCTGACACTGAATTGCGATGAATACCATGATCTCATTATCAAGGTCTTTCGACAAGTATGGTTTGAGCTGAACCAGGTCAATATTGGAGCAGGATTGCAGAATTGCTGTTGTTCTGAAAATGTAAATAAGTTATAG